The Leadbettera azotonutricia ZAS-9 genome has a window encoding:
- a CDS encoding carbohydrate ABC transporter permease codes for MSRLEKRNLRNGLLFCAPWIFGFLALQIYPIFYSFYLSTTDYSGFGKAVSIGMANFKELVSDPMVRQSAYNTLYYTAFAVPVGIVVAIGLALAMNQKVKEVSVYRAILYLPSILPAFALVYVWLLFTNPAYGLLSRIFLALHLPQIDWIGDRHFTKPSVVILAQYGAGNAALIFLASLRSIPRDLYESAEIDGAGVFRRFFTITIPMITPIILYNIIWGLSAGLQAFTQAYLMASGGYGLVGPSNSLMFYVVYIYKTAFQYSRMGYAAALALFLFLGSVLLAVGVFKWGRSWVHYESE; via the coding sequence ATGTCCCGGCTGGAAAAACGCAATTTGCGGAATGGGCTGTTGTTTTGCGCTCCCTGGATTTTCGGATTTCTCGCACTGCAAATATATCCCATTTTTTATTCATTCTATTTGAGCACCACCGACTATTCCGGTTTCGGCAAAGCCGTATCAATTGGCATGGCGAATTTTAAAGAGCTGGTCAGCGATCCCATGGTTCGCCAATCAGCGTATAATACCCTCTATTATACTGCCTTTGCAGTCCCTGTGGGGATCGTAGTGGCAATTGGCCTTGCCCTGGCAATGAACCAAAAGGTCAAGGAAGTCTCGGTCTACCGGGCTATACTTTATCTCCCTTCCATATTGCCTGCTTTTGCATTGGTGTATGTATGGCTCCTCTTCACCAATCCTGCATACGGATTATTGAGCCGCATCTTTTTAGCCCTCCATCTTCCCCAGATCGACTGGATTGGGGATCGCCACTTTACGAAACCATCGGTAGTCATCCTTGCCCAGTACGGGGCAGGGAACGCTGCCTTAATATTCCTGGCCTCCCTCCGTTCCATTCCTAGGGATCTCTATGAATCTGCGGAAATTGACGGCGCCGGGGTTTTCAGGCGTTTCTTCACGATTACTATTCCCATGATTACCCCGATTATTCTTTACAATATCATTTGGGGTTTGAGCGCCGGTCTTCAGGCTTTTACCCAAGCCTACCTCATGGCGTCAGGCGGCTATGGCCTTGTTGGGCCTTCCAACTCGCTGATGTTCTATGTTGTCTACATCTATAAAACAGCCTTCCAGTATTCCCGTATGGGCTATGCTGCCGCATTGGCTTTGTTCCTGTTCCTCGGCAGTGTGCTCCTTGCAGTAGGGGTGTTTAAGTGGGGACGCAGCTGGGTTCATTACGAGTCGGAATAG
- a CDS encoding GntR family transcriptional regulator has product MGAQPCYRLIYNHLLEEITSGRLLPGSQLPSEKDLCQTYSVSRITSKKALELLAEQGIISRYPGKGSFVRDGFQQKLGRESLLAPVIGFIMPDFSDAFGTKLIYGIEETCAKLGYHLIFKRTRDLAGEEEKAIRSLAGPGIAGILMLPIHGEYYNSEILNLILGKRAVVFVDRKMKGLAAPTVTTDNLEAAEMGVEYLFRLGHRNIAFYSGPIKHTSTVEDRCQGFINAFAKFGVSHDPAHFYQNLSSTWTHPFYAPERIQTDIEQIRRHLDAHSEITAAFTAEYFMALLVKAAAEKLGRRIPDDFSILTFDSPFSLVGPPPITYLSQDEYAIGKLAVETLHKVISGEDPSLNGDYLVQAKLIIGDSTALVK; this is encoded by the coding sequence ATGGGAGCCCAACCTTGCTATAGGCTTATTTATAACCACTTGCTGGAGGAAATAACCTCGGGCAGGCTTCTTCCGGGTTCGCAGCTGCCTTCGGAAAAGGATCTTTGCCAAACCTATAGCGTAAGCCGCATAACCAGCAAAAAGGCTTTGGAGCTTCTGGCTGAACAAGGCATTATATCCCGTTATCCTGGGAAGGGTTCCTTTGTACGCGATGGGTTTCAGCAAAAACTCGGGCGGGAATCCCTCTTGGCCCCGGTCATTGGCTTCATCATGCCCGATTTTTCCGATGCCTTTGGCACAAAACTCATCTATGGAATAGAAGAAACCTGCGCAAAACTTGGATATCATCTCATTTTTAAGCGTACCAGGGACCTGGCCGGAGAAGAAGAAAAGGCAATCAGGTCGCTTGCGGGCCCGGGAATTGCAGGGATTCTCATGCTGCCCATTCATGGGGAGTATTACAATTCGGAGATACTCAACCTTATTCTTGGAAAGCGTGCGGTGGTTTTTGTGGACAGGAAGATGAAGGGCCTTGCGGCGCCCACTGTGACTACCGACAACCTGGAAGCCGCTGAAATGGGCGTGGAATACCTTTTCCGCCTGGGGCACCGGAACATTGCTTTTTATTCAGGCCCCATAAAGCATACTTCGACCGTGGAAGACCGCTGCCAGGGCTTCATAAACGCCTTTGCCAAATTCGGGGTGAGCCATGATCCCGCCCATTTTTACCAAAATTTGAGCAGCACCTGGACCCACCCCTTTTATGCCCCTGAGCGGATACAGACGGACATAGAACAAATCCGCAGGCATCTGGATGCCCATTCAGAAATCACTGCGGCCTTTACCGCCGAGTACTTCATGGCCCTCCTTGTCAAAGCGGCTGCGGAAAAGCTGGGGCGCAGGATACCGGACGATTTTTCCATTCTCACATTCGACTCGCCTTTCTCGCTGGTTGGGCCGCCGCCCATCACCTATCTTTCGCAGGATGAATATGCCATTGGAAAGCTGGCGGTTGAAACACTGCATAAGGTCATTTCCGGGGAAGACCCTTCTCTAAATGGGGATTACCTGGTCCAGGCAAAATTGATAATCGGGGATTCCACAGCCCTGGTTAAATGA
- a CDS encoding MBL fold metallo-hydrolase RNA specificity domain-containing protein: MNINFYSLGAAEEVTGSKHVLEIDGKSYLIDCGAFQGSRAEADRKNRNFGIAADRIDSAILTHGHFDHCGLFPLLAKQGYKGNIYATPATRDIASLIMMDSANIQARDAEYLRKQAHKKGEKFEWTPLYEEKDAIQATSQMVGVSYNRPMLIGDGIDLEFYDAGHILGSAMAYITVKKDGREVRILASGDLGRKEKPIIRDPDRPPAPDYIILESTYGDRLHENADNAMERLAEIAKRTVAAKGKILIPAFAIERTQELVYYFHMLVDEGIIPEIPIYVDSPMATNATTIFQIHPECYSEEIKDAFIKHHKNPFGFNSLHFTTSVQESKDLNDMKGPLIIISADGMCEAGRIQHHLIHNIGDPNTTVLCVGYMAQNTLGRRIRNKEGEVKIHGQWFQRRAAVEEINAFSAHADYSEAISWLKSLDCSRLKRIFMVHGEPKAQAAFKQHLASAGFSDVDVVKYGNTYELK, translated from the coding sequence ATGAATATAAATTTCTATTCCCTCGGCGCTGCCGAAGAAGTGACAGGCTCCAAGCATGTGCTGGAAATCGACGGAAAAAGCTATCTCATAGACTGCGGCGCCTTTCAGGGCAGCCGTGCCGAGGCTGATCGCAAGAACCGCAATTTCGGCATAGCGGCAGACCGAATTGATTCAGCGATCCTGACCCACGGCCACTTTGACCACTGCGGTCTCTTCCCCCTCCTTGCGAAACAGGGCTACAAGGGCAACATTTACGCCACCCCTGCCACTCGGGACATTGCAAGCCTCATCATGATGGACTCCGCCAACATACAGGCCCGTGACGCCGAGTATCTCCGCAAACAGGCCCACAAAAAAGGCGAGAAGTTTGAATGGACCCCTTTGTACGAGGAGAAGGATGCGATCCAGGCTACAAGCCAGATGGTGGGTGTCTCATACAACAGGCCCATGCTTATCGGCGATGGGATCGACCTGGAATTTTATGATGCAGGCCACATCCTGGGTTCGGCCATGGCCTATATCACGGTAAAAAAAGACGGCAGGGAAGTGCGCATACTTGCTTCAGGCGACCTGGGCCGCAAGGAAAAGCCCATTATACGCGATCCGGATCGTCCTCCTGCCCCGGATTATATCATTCTCGAAAGCACCTACGGCGACCGGCTCCACGAAAACGCCGACAATGCCATGGAACGCCTGGCGGAAATTGCAAAACGCACAGTGGCTGCCAAGGGCAAGATCCTCATCCCTGCCTTTGCCATAGAGCGCACCCAGGAGCTGGTCTACTATTTTCACATGCTCGTGGACGAGGGCATAATTCCGGAAATCCCGATTTACGTGGACTCCCCCATGGCAACCAACGCCACTACGATTTTCCAGATTCACCCCGAATGTTACAGCGAGGAAATAAAAGACGCCTTCATCAAGCACCATAAAAATCCTTTTGGTTTTAATTCGCTCCATTTTACTACCAGTGTCCAGGAATCGAAGGATCTGAATGATATGAAAGGCCCCCTCATCATTATTTCCGCTGACGGTATGTGCGAAGCCGGCCGTATCCAGCATCACCTCATCCATAACATTGGCGACCCCAACACTACCGTGCTTTGCGTAGGGTACATGGCGCAAAATACCCTGGGCAGGCGCATACGCAACAAAGAAGGGGAAGTCAAAATCCATGGCCAATGGTTCCAGCGCCGCGCTGCGGTAGAAGAAATCAACGCCTTCAGCGCCCACGCCGACTATTCAGAGGCCATCTCCTGGCTTAAGTCCCTGGACTGTTCGCGTCTAAAAAGGATATTCATGGTTCATGGCGAGCCCAAAGCCCAGGCGGCGTTTAAGCAGCATCTGGCCTCGGCAGGATTTTCTGACGTAGATGTGGTTAAATACGGGAACACCTACGAGTTGAAATAA
- a CDS encoding carbohydrate ABC transporter permease — MSNTLSRKRYSSMAYAVRYFFTRIFPRIVLVFMCIIFILPFYWMLISAVKAPSELLSIPPTLFPKEFHFENYVQAINYIPFFRYMFNTLVIATFAVIGAMVSNSLVSYGLSRINWKGRDVLFYLVIATMFIPFPVTMIALFDIFAKVHLINTYVPLTLPYYVGSATQIFMMRQYLMGIPKEISDAGIIDGANEFQIFVRLILPIMRPVIAVVAIFTAVASWNDFLTPLIYLHQEDIYPISIGLQLFRSEHGLEYQLLMAASSMVALPVVVIFLCFQKFFVEGITIGAVKG; from the coding sequence ATGTCCAATACATTGAGCAGAAAAAGATATTCCTCCATGGCTTATGCTGTACGCTATTTCTTTACCCGGATCTTTCCCCGTATAGTATTGGTGTTTATGTGCATAATCTTCATCCTTCCCTTTTACTGGATGCTGATTAGCGCCGTTAAAGCGCCAAGCGAATTACTGTCAATTCCTCCGACTCTTTTCCCGAAAGAATTTCATTTTGAAAATTATGTACAGGCTATTAACTACATACCTTTCTTCCGCTACATGTTTAACACCCTCGTCATCGCAACCTTTGCGGTTATCGGGGCAATGGTTTCAAATTCCCTGGTTTCCTATGGCTTGAGCCGTATAAACTGGAAGGGGCGGGATGTGCTTTTCTATTTGGTAATTGCGACCATGTTTATTCCCTTCCCGGTTACCATGATCGCCCTTTTCGATATCTTTGCAAAAGTCCATTTGATAAATACCTATGTGCCTTTGACCCTGCCTTACTATGTAGGGTCCGCTACCCAGATATTCATGATGCGCCAGTACCTTATGGGAATCCCTAAAGAAATTTCCGATGCCGGCATCATAGACGGGGCTAACGAGTTCCAGATCTTTGTCAGGCTCATTCTGCCCATCATGCGGCCGGTAATTGCGGTAGTCGCCATCTTCACTGCGGTAGCTTCATGGAACGACTTCCTCACTCCCCTTATCTATCTGCATCAGGAAGATATTTATCCTATTTCCATAGGCCTCCAGCTTTTCCGTTCAGAGCATGGTTTGGAGTATCAGCTGCTTATGGCGGCTTCTTCCATGGTTGCCCTGCCCGTGGTTGTGATATTCCTCTGCTTCCAGAAATTCTTTGTGGAGGGCATTACCATAGGGGCGGTTAAAGGTTAA
- a CDS encoding alpha-mannosidase, with product MLIPKVEQRITQYLHFLKQNRYRELAPLSFETFETDKSFRAPPDKESWKKIPSPYPYGKPWHLSWFRATFKTPAKNAYPLYLRVVPNADSLVFIDGKPVGAFNPVHKKIKVSADGKNHTLHIESYSGHYYPGCHPFQGQQVILTLGRSIDDYPNTFVGGALVERVEPIYGLYYDVKCLLELAQGLDNNSLRKARVLRGLYDALMTIHYSSTGKELDSEAANARKLIAPLLKAKNGSTAPEIHLIGHAHIDHAWLWHIGETERKAARTYMNMARFAEEYPEFVFIQTQPAQLEGVKNNYPDVFNAVKAAFKKGNWEPNGGMWVEADCNVTGGESLIRQFLVGKAANKEMLNYESDTLWLPDVFGYAAALPQILAGCRIKYFVTSKIGWNDTTRFPYDTFIWRGIDGSAVKTHYISSRAMGYNGRVSPKALTEIWGEIQHKEIQSGAINSVGEGDGGGGTARGDLEMARRLSNLEGAPKSSWGKVSNALDAIFGKEKEWPEWRGELYLELHRGTYTTQARTKRYNRKLEFALRNIEWLYSIVSQEGLAPYPKNELLKNWKVLLTNQFHDIIPGSSIGRVYAEAEAAYKKMEEELAVLAVSARKKILSKLGGGAAVFNDLSWERADPVTLDATALGKAAALKASGGVAASPNKRGAVKPSTGIYPLQRYKDLDGKEAAIFNPKLPSLGWAHFTALAAKEASAVEGLKLDSPFNYQEKTLRTPFYRVKFDKAGRIVSLFDIKAKRELVAQGGNFNGFVSAQDVPILWEAWDIDSDWTKYLEEETRLLSTEKVSDGPVCFILRRKYAIGEASALTQDTIFYSGERRIDFVTKVDWKEKRRLLKVGFNTAMDATQVRCEVQYGHLLRNTHKNLPHDRAKFEICAHKWISMEEEGGGLALLNDSKYGHDVSGGSMRLTLLRSPTAPDTEADIGEQRFTYSLVPFAGSFGDANIVRKGYELNDPAVVEVSDKAGTPVKSGAEYSFFTVDGKGVIAESVKLPEIDKKKTVVIRLYESLGGRARTALHFSRDIASAVAVDMLEDNPKKLRFAGRDLPLNFRGFEIKTLLVTFKHP from the coding sequence ATGCTAATTCCCAAAGTTGAACAACGGATCACCCAGTACCTGCATTTCCTGAAACAGAACAGGTACCGCGAGCTTGCCCCCCTCAGTTTTGAAACTTTCGAAACTGATAAGTCCTTCAGGGCGCCCCCTGACAAGGAAAGCTGGAAAAAAATTCCCAGCCCCTATCCTTACGGCAAGCCCTGGCACTTGTCATGGTTCCGCGCGACCTTTAAAACACCGGCGAAAAATGCCTACCCCCTCTACCTCAGGGTAGTGCCCAATGCGGACTCCCTGGTCTTTATTGACGGGAAGCCAGTAGGCGCTTTTAATCCTGTGCATAAAAAAATCAAGGTGAGCGCCGATGGCAAGAACCATACCCTGCACATTGAATCATACTCAGGCCATTACTACCCAGGTTGCCATCCCTTCCAGGGGCAGCAGGTGATACTCACTCTGGGCCGCTCTATTGATGATTACCCCAACACCTTTGTGGGCGGCGCCCTCGTGGAAAGGGTCGAACCTATTTACGGCCTCTACTACGATGTTAAATGCCTTCTGGAACTAGCCCAGGGTTTGGACAACAATTCGCTGCGCAAGGCGCGGGTGCTGCGCGGCCTTTATGATGCCCTTATGACCATCCATTATTCTTCCACAGGAAAGGAACTGGACAGCGAGGCCGCCAACGCCAGGAAGCTGATTGCACCCCTCCTTAAAGCGAAAAATGGTTCCACCGCGCCCGAGATTCACCTCATCGGCCATGCCCACATTGACCACGCATGGCTTTGGCACATTGGCGAAACCGAGAGGAAGGCTGCCCGCACCTATATGAACATGGCCCGCTTTGCCGAGGAATACCCCGAGTTTGTGTTCATCCAGACCCAGCCCGCCCAGCTTGAGGGAGTAAAGAACAATTACCCCGATGTTTTCAATGCGGTTAAAGCCGCTTTCAAAAAAGGCAACTGGGAGCCCAACGGCGGCATGTGGGTCGAAGCGGACTGCAATGTCACTGGCGGCGAATCCCTGATACGCCAATTCCTCGTAGGCAAGGCAGCCAATAAGGAAATGCTCAACTACGAAAGCGATACACTCTGGCTGCCCGATGTGTTCGGTTATGCAGCGGCCCTGCCCCAGATTCTGGCAGGCTGCAGGATAAAATATTTTGTTACCAGCAAAATTGGCTGGAATGATACTACCCGCTTCCCCTACGATACCTTTATTTGGAGGGGCATAGACGGCAGCGCGGTAAAAACCCATTATATCTCTTCACGCGCAATGGGCTATAACGGCAGGGTTAGTCCCAAAGCCCTTACCGAAATTTGGGGAGAGATTCAGCACAAGGAAATCCAGTCGGGCGCCATTAACTCCGTAGGCGAAGGCGATGGCGGCGGCGGCACTGCCCGGGGCGATCTCGAAATGGCCCGCCGCTTAAGCAACCTCGAAGGCGCACCAAAATCGTCCTGGGGCAAAGTTAGTAACGCTCTGGACGCCATATTCGGCAAAGAAAAAGAATGGCCCGAGTGGCGGGGCGAACTCTACCTGGAACTCCACCGGGGAACTTACACTACCCAGGCCAGGACAAAGCGCTATAACCGCAAACTGGAATTTGCGCTGCGAAACATTGAATGGCTTTATTCCATTGTTTCCCAGGAAGGCCTTGCGCCGTATCCCAAAAATGAGTTGCTTAAAAACTGGAAGGTGCTTCTCACCAACCAGTTCCACGATATCATTCCCGGTTCGTCAATCGGCCGTGTATATGCCGAAGCCGAAGCGGCCTATAAAAAGATGGAAGAAGAACTTGCAGTCCTCGCGGTTTCTGCACGGAAGAAGATCCTCTCCAAACTTGGCGGCGGCGCAGCAGTATTCAACGATCTTTCGTGGGAACGCGCTGATCCGGTAACGCTCGATGCAACTGCTCTCGGAAAAGCCGCAGCCCTCAAGGCTTCGGGCGGTGTGGCTGCTTCTCCCAATAAGCGCGGTGCGGTGAAACCTTCTACGGGTATTTATCCCCTCCAGCGCTATAAGGATCTTGACGGCAAGGAAGCAGCGATCTTTAACCCCAAATTGCCCAGCCTGGGCTGGGCTCACTTTACTGCCCTTGCTGCCAAAGAAGCTTCGGCGGTAGAAGGCCTCAAACTTGATTCCCCCTTTAATTACCAGGAGAAAACGTTGAGGACTCCCTTCTATCGCGTCAAGTTTGACAAGGCGGGAAGAATCGTAAGCCTCTTCGATATTAAAGCTAAACGTGAACTCGTAGCCCAGGGCGGAAACTTCAACGGCTTTGTAAGCGCTCAGGATGTGCCCATACTGTGGGAAGCCTGGGACATCGATTCGGACTGGACCAAATACCTTGAAGAAGAGACAAGGCTCCTCTCAACAGAGAAAGTGAGCGATGGCCCGGTCTGCTTCATACTCCGCAGAAAATATGCCATTGGCGAAGCTTCGGCCCTCACCCAGGACACGATCTTCTACTCAGGCGAACGCCGCATCGACTTTGTCACCAAAGTTGACTGGAAGGAAAAGAGACGGCTCCTTAAAGTGGGCTTTAACACCGCCATGGACGCCACCCAGGTGCGCTGCGAAGTCCAGTACGGCCACCTCCTCAGGAACACCCACAAGAACCTCCCCCACGACAGGGCCAAGTTTGAGATTTGCGCCCACAAGTGGATCTCCATGGAAGAAGAAGGCGGCGGCCTTGCCCTGCTTAACGATTCCAAGTACGGCCACGATGTATCAGGCGGCAGCATGCGCCTTACATTGCTCCGCTCGCCCACCGCCCCCGACACCGAAGCCGACATAGGCGAACAGCGTTTCACCTACTCCCTCGTGCCCTTTGCGGGTTCCTTCGGGGATGCCAATATAGTGCGCAAAGGCTACGAACTTAACGATCCTGCGGTGGTTGAGGTTTCCGACAAAGCCGGGACGCCGGTAAAGTCAGGGGCTGAATATTCATTTTTCACTGTTGACGGCAAGGGCGTCATTGCCGAGAGCGTTAAGCTGCCCGAGATTGACAAGAAGAAGACCGTTGTAATCAGGCTTTACGAAAGCCTGGGCGGAAGGGCCCGCACGGCGCTTCACTTCTCCAGGGACATAGCCTCCGCCGTAGCAGTGGATATGCTGGAAGACAACCCGAAGAAGCTGCGCTTTGCAGGCAGGGATCTTCCGCTCAATTTCAGGGGCTTTGAGATTAAGACCCTATTAGTAACCTTCAAACACCCATAA
- a CDS encoding ABC transporter substrate-binding protein: MKRIIALVSVLLILGAGALFANGSSQQGAAAGGGAATEKVVMWTSHTAHDLEVLRDIVAGYNATNPAVPVEIVSVPGSETEITKLATSIRGGTAPDVYFLDRFTIAERAAAGMLEDITPAINKLDPNLKSKYLDFAWQETQFKGKTYGLPLDTDVRAIFYRKDLLRAAGIDPAILDPAKGPVTVQTLWDISKKLVKTDAQGNLTQVGLVPFATELQGWHYIWGFVYNGQFANIPAGKVTPLDKGVVDAYQMLYDWSKDLGPQKIRTFLSTYTPPNNPPQNNPFITGQVAIMVNGDWMISQFREYAPNLEYGITYLPIPKAGDKPTSFAGGWSLVVPTGSKRTEAAVKFMIWACGADGQRIYTKGTTHLPTYASLLNEDIFTTEHQFFKAILPIARSRPVLPVGAFYWDQLTAAQQAVVDNTSTPQQALQVVETQTQAQLNKFLPLQ; the protein is encoded by the coding sequence ATGAAACGTATCATTGCATTGGTAAGCGTATTGCTTATCCTCGGCGCGGGCGCTTTGTTTGCGAACGGCAGCAGCCAGCAGGGTGCCGCAGCAGGCGGCGGAGCAGCAACAGAAAAAGTGGTAATGTGGACTTCCCACACCGCCCATGACCTCGAAGTGCTCAGGGACATAGTTGCCGGCTACAATGCCACCAACCCCGCAGTACCTGTAGAGATCGTCAGCGTTCCTGGTTCAGAGACTGAAATCACCAAGCTTGCCACTTCCATCCGCGGCGGCACTGCCCCCGATGTATACTTCCTCGACAGGTTCACAATTGCTGAACGCGCCGCAGCCGGTATGCTCGAAGACATCACCCCTGCAATCAACAAGCTCGATCCCAATCTCAAGAGCAAGTACCTTGATTTCGCGTGGCAAGAGACCCAGTTCAAGGGCAAGACCTATGGCCTCCCCCTGGATACCGATGTCCGCGCCATTTTCTACCGCAAAGACCTGCTCCGCGCGGCCGGGATTGATCCTGCGATCCTCGATCCTGCCAAGGGTCCTGTCACAGTCCAGACCCTTTGGGACATTTCCAAAAAGCTCGTAAAGACCGACGCCCAGGGCAACCTGACCCAGGTCGGGCTTGTTCCCTTTGCCACTGAACTTCAGGGCTGGCACTATATCTGGGGCTTTGTATACAACGGCCAGTTTGCCAACATCCCCGCAGGGAAAGTAACCCCTCTGGACAAGGGCGTTGTGGATGCCTATCAGATGCTCTACGACTGGTCAAAAGACTTAGGCCCCCAGAAGATCCGGACCTTCCTCTCCACCTATACTCCCCCGAACAATCCTCCCCAGAACAACCCCTTCATCACCGGTCAGGTTGCCATTATGGTTAACGGCGACTGGATGATCAGCCAGTTCAGGGAATATGCCCCCAATCTGGAATACGGCATCACCTATCTGCCTATTCCCAAGGCCGGCGACAAACCAACCTCCTTTGCTGGCGGCTGGTCTCTGGTAGTTCCTACCGGAAGCAAACGTACCGAAGCTGCGGTAAAATTCATGATATGGGCCTGCGGCGCCGATGGCCAGAGGATCTATACCAAGGGAACCACCCATCTTCCGACCTATGCTTCCCTGCTGAACGAAGACATCTTCACTACCGAGCATCAGTTCTTCAAAGCCATACTCCCCATCGCCCGCAGCCGACCGGTGCTCCCTGTAGGCGCCTTCTATTGGGATCAGCTGACCGCTGCCCAGCAAGCCGTGGTTGACAACACTTCTACCCCGCAGCAGGCTCTGCAGGTAGTAGAAACCCAGACCCAGGCCCAGCTCAACAAGTTCCTTCCCCTCCAGTAA
- a CDS encoding glycoside hydrolase family 172 protein yields MFSGLDTNLGNLSFLSNAQSRSISPENFKGEKGKGAICDLDKGSAQKAARELGKGWKVNPFIVMKPHEVFEIANIEGPGAIKHIWLTPTGKWRNTIIRFYWDGQAQPSVECPVGDFFCAGWQCYNQISSIAVCVNPGSAFNCYWTMSFKKSCRITLENRDDENATMYYQIDYTLTQVPEDSAYFHAQWRRSNPLPYKEVYTILDGVKGKGHFVGTYLAWGVNNNNWWGEGEIKFYMDGDSEYPTICGTGTEDYFCGSYDFEDPYTRDRYISFTTPYTGFHEIKHDELYKCQKRFGMYRWHITDPVRFEKDLKVTIQALGWREGGRYLPLQDDIASTAFWYQTLPAAPFPKLPDKDYLEVI; encoded by the coding sequence ATGTTTTCAGGTCTCGATACTAATTTAGGCAATCTTTCTTTTTTATCAAACGCTCAAAGCCGTTCCATTAGCCCGGAGAATTTCAAGGGCGAAAAAGGCAAGGGTGCCATCTGCGATCTTGATAAGGGCTCAGCTCAAAAGGCAGCCAGGGAACTTGGCAAAGGCTGGAAGGTCAATCCATTTATCGTGATGAAGCCTCACGAGGTTTTTGAAATCGCCAATATCGAAGGTCCCGGCGCAATCAAGCACATTTGGCTCACCCCCACCGGAAAGTGGCGGAACACCATTATCCGGTTTTATTGGGACGGCCAGGCCCAGCCTTCAGTTGAGTGCCCTGTCGGCGACTTTTTCTGCGCAGGCTGGCAATGCTATAATCAGATTTCCTCCATAGCAGTCTGCGTAAATCCCGGAAGCGCCTTTAACTGCTACTGGACCATGTCTTTTAAAAAAAGCTGCCGCATCACCCTGGAAAATCGTGATGATGAAAATGCCACTATGTATTACCAGATCGACTATACTCTTACCCAGGTTCCCGAAGACAGCGCCTATTTTCACGCACAGTGGAGGCGTTCAAATCCTCTGCCTTACAAAGAAGTTTACACTATATTGGATGGTGTTAAAGGCAAGGGTCATTTTGTAGGAACGTACCTTGCCTGGGGGGTAAACAACAATAACTGGTGGGGCGAAGGGGAAATCAAATTCTATATGGACGGCGACAGCGAATACCCCACCATCTGCGGGACCGGTACCGAAGACTATTTCTGCGGCTCCTACGATTTTGAAGATCCCTACACCAGGGATCGGTATATTTCTTTTACCACGCCTTACACGGGCTTCCACGAGATTAAGCATGATGAACTTTACAAATGCCAAAAACGTTTCGGCATGTACCGCTGGCACATCACTGATCCTGTGAGGTTTGAAAAAGATCTTAAGGTGACGATTCAGGCTTTGGGCTGGCGCGAAGGCGGCCGGTATCTTCCTTTACAGGATGATATCGCTTCAACGGCTTTCTGGTATCAAACCCTGCCGGCAGCCCCGTTCCCGAAGCTGCCGGATAAGGATTATCTCGAAGTTATATAA
- a CDS encoding nitroreductase family protein: MKKTLFLICCLSLFVLSLLSAQDANSPALKPMVSHFAARSFAPGAVSRAELDLIVQAAVRAPSAANRQPWHFTVVQNQDLANKIVPNLTDGNVLIVISAQGDGKTNGVQILDCALAAESIYLAAQALGLGSRIYTGPIDGLNKNLKNDLSLPQGHNAVVLVRIGRLPAGVDAVGSASARNPATQLVTYK, encoded by the coding sequence ATGAAAAAGACGCTTTTTCTCATATGTTGCCTTTCCCTGTTTGTCCTGTCCCTGCTTTCCGCGCAGGATGCAAACAGCCCGGCTTTAAAGCCTATGGTGAGCCATTTTGCTGCAAGGAGCTTTGCCCCTGGGGCAGTTAGCAGGGCCGAGCTTGACCTTATCGTCCAGGCTGCGGTGAGGGCCCCCAGCGCGGCGAACCGGCAGCCCTGGCATTTTACGGTGGTGCAGAACCAGGATCTGGCCAACAAAATAGTCCCGAACCTTACGGACGGCAATGTGCTCATCGTTATTTCGGCCCAGGGGGACGGCAAGACCAATGGGGTTCAAATTCTGGACTGCGCCCTGGCTGCGGAGAGCATTTACCTGGCCGCCCAGGCCCTTGGGCTTGGCTCCCGCATTTATACGGGCCCTATTGATGGGCTCAACAAAAACCTAAAGAACGATTTATCCCTCCCCCAGGGGCATAATGCGGTAGTGCTGGTAAGAATTGGACGTTTGCCGGCCGGGGTTGATGCGGTCGGTTCCGCATCAGCCAGGAATCCTGCCACCCAATTAGTGACCTATAAATAA